A single window of Kitasatospora sp. HUAS MG31 DNA harbors:
- a CDS encoding class II glutamine amidotransferase, producing MCRWLAYSGTPIPLADLLYRPAHSLIDQSRHSRLGVETTNGDGCGVGWYPDLAPEHADGPPEPAVFRDIGPAWSDRNLRELSRCVRSPLFFAHIRASTGSPVQQSNCHPFRYGRWLWMHNGSIGGFAQLKRDLAVAVDPSLYPSIEGSTDSELMFYLALTFGLEQDPPTAVERMIGTVEAVGERHGVPNPVQMTVAASDGENMWAFRYSTEHASRSLFYSTAVRALRQMHPEMEVLQRVSDETRIVVSEPLGDLAGAWNEVPESTYGIVRQGHDEMQPLTPKRG from the coding sequence GTGTGCAGGTGGCTGGCTTACTCCGGGACCCCGATCCCGCTGGCGGATCTGCTGTACAGACCGGCCCACTCGCTGATCGACCAGAGCCGCCACTCGAGACTCGGCGTGGAGACCACCAACGGCGACGGCTGCGGGGTCGGCTGGTACCCGGACCTGGCGCCGGAACACGCCGACGGCCCGCCGGAGCCCGCGGTGTTCCGGGACATCGGGCCCGCCTGGAGCGACCGCAACCTGCGGGAGCTGTCCCGCTGCGTGCGCTCCCCGCTCTTCTTCGCCCACATCCGCGCCTCCACCGGCTCGCCGGTGCAGCAGAGCAACTGCCACCCGTTCCGGTACGGGAGGTGGCTGTGGATGCACAACGGCTCGATCGGCGGCTTCGCGCAGCTCAAGCGGGACCTGGCGGTGGCGGTGGACCCGTCGCTGTACCCGTCGATCGAGGGGTCCACCGACTCGGAGCTGATGTTCTACCTGGCGCTGACCTTCGGGCTGGAGCAGGACCCGCCCACCGCCGTGGAACGCATGATCGGCACCGTGGAGGCGGTCGGGGAACGGCACGGGGTGCCCAACCCGGTGCAGATGACCGTGGCGGCCTCCGACGGCGAGAACATGTGGGCGTTCCGGTACTCCACCGAGCACGCCTCGCGCTCGCTGTTCTACAGCACGGCGGTACGGGCGCTGCGGCAGATGCACCCCGAGATGGAGGTGCTCCAGCGGGTCTCGGACGAGACGCGGATCGTGGTCTCCGAGCCGCTGGGCGACCTGGCGGGGGCGTGGAACGAGGTGCCGGAGTCCACGTACGGGATCGTCCGGCAAGGGCACGACGAGATGCAGCCGCTGACGCCGAAGCGGGGGTGA
- a CDS encoding SHOCT domain-containing protein, with product MPGLIRGVARTAVVAGTATAVSNRVSRRQAGRWAQQDDAQQQQYAQQQPAAPPPAPAPAAPAAPSMDSKIDQLKELAGLKEQGVLTEAEFEAQKARILAS from the coding sequence ATGCCAGGCCTCATCAGGGGAGTCGCCCGTACCGCCGTGGTCGCCGGCACCGCGACCGCCGTCTCCAACCGGGTCTCGCGCCGCCAGGCCGGCCGCTGGGCGCAGCAGGACGACGCCCAGCAGCAGCAGTACGCCCAGCAGCAGCCCGCCGCCCCGCCGCCCGCCCCCGCGCCGGCCGCGCCCGCGGCGCCCAGCATGGACAGCAAGATCGACCAGCTGAAGGAGCTCGCCGGGCTGAAGGAGCAGGGCGTGCTCACCGAGGCCGAGTTCGAGGCGCAGAAGGCCAGGATCCTCGCCTCGTAG
- a CDS encoding LuxR C-terminal-related transcriptional regulator, producing MNADPGRWPVDPQAPPRGPVPGIGPVLPGGDPVLAARLAVPGYPETFVRRPRLEESLSHGLSRPLTLVNGPAGAGKTLLVAHWAATAPLPGPVAWLTAEQEDDAPGVFWTYVLEALRRSGVALPADLDGPALAGAVDQAMLSRLAAHLAGRAAPVVLVVDELERIGSSAVADGLEYLVRHADGGLRLVLIGRIEPPLPLHRHRAADELAEVRAADLAFTPAETAELLRRHGLAVSDAGAQALTERTEGWAAGIRLSALASEQAADPEAYLKEFEADDGAVADFLLAEVLQAQPSRTQELLLRASVLRRVHGELADALTGRQDGGPVLAELTRVNAFVAALGHGWYRIHPLFAEILRVHLRARHPGIEADLHRRAAAWLRGDGRIEEAVAHAAAAGDWEAAASWFVGELAIGQLFHGLEAQRWTELFAGLPDGTAGRTAALVRAALALAAGDAEGGLRQLEAAEGAADQGAEDGAAALSAAFLRVRAARLLGADSMAEEAAGSAERPGDGLAEPLRRHPELPALLLTELGSVRLWAGRTEAARSALSAAARASGGPVIAPVRHRALARLALLDLGQGLPGRAEGHARQSLREAERCGLPPGARSGVAHAVLGGVAWERDDPAAVRIALDRAAATAEAAGDPLLEVELAVLRCRLLLAEGDPAAGLRALEKAAAAAGPSPWARGRLALAACAAHLAANEPAAALRALRPVAGAAAGGGPEHLVARARAHLAGADRRGAAADLDALAGPQARTPSVAVRSLLVRAELAASGGEPDQARHLVEHALATAQADRLVRPFREAGAWLRRLLRDRPGTADGHDWLPPDLASARPATGEDAREAAGRRRAARVPAEGGGEGRGQGLGAAAGPDPGTADPGVIVEPLTEREREVLQRIAQMMSTEEVAADLHLSVNTVKTHLKSINRKLCTTRRGEAVRRARRLHLL from the coding sequence ATGAACGCAGATCCCGGCCGGTGGCCCGTCGATCCGCAGGCCCCGCCGCGAGGTCCGGTGCCGGGGATCGGTCCGGTGCTGCCGGGTGGCGACCCGGTGCTGGCGGCCCGGCTGGCGGTTCCCGGGTACCCGGAGACCTTCGTCCGGCGGCCGCGGCTGGAGGAGTCGCTGAGCCACGGTCTGTCCCGGCCGCTGACGCTGGTCAACGGCCCGGCGGGGGCGGGCAAGACGCTGCTGGTGGCGCACTGGGCGGCGACCGCGCCGTTGCCCGGCCCGGTGGCGTGGCTGACCGCCGAGCAGGAGGACGACGCGCCGGGCGTGTTCTGGACGTACGTGCTGGAGGCGCTGCGGCGGTCCGGAGTGGCGCTGCCGGCGGACCTGGACGGGCCCGCGCTGGCCGGGGCGGTGGACCAGGCGATGCTCTCCCGGCTGGCCGCGCACCTGGCCGGGCGGGCGGCGCCGGTGGTGCTGGTGGTGGACGAGTTGGAGCGGATCGGCTCCTCGGCGGTGGCGGACGGCCTGGAGTACCTGGTGCGGCACGCGGACGGCGGGCTGCGGCTGGTGCTGATCGGCCGGATCGAGCCGCCGCTGCCGCTCCACCGGCACCGGGCGGCCGACGAGCTGGCCGAGGTACGGGCCGCCGACCTGGCGTTCACCCCGGCGGAGACGGCGGAGCTGCTGCGGCGGCACGGGCTGGCGGTCTCGGACGCCGGCGCGCAGGCGCTCACCGAGCGGACCGAGGGCTGGGCGGCCGGGATCCGGCTGAGCGCGCTGGCCTCGGAGCAGGCGGCGGACCCGGAGGCGTACCTGAAGGAGTTCGAGGCGGACGACGGCGCGGTGGCCGACTTCCTGCTGGCCGAGGTGCTGCAGGCGCAGCCGTCCCGGACGCAGGAGTTGCTGCTGCGGGCCAGCGTGCTGCGGCGTGTCCACGGGGAGCTGGCGGACGCGCTGACCGGGCGGCAGGACGGTGGGCCGGTCCTGGCGGAGCTGACCCGGGTGAACGCCTTCGTGGCCGCGCTCGGCCACGGCTGGTACCGGATCCACCCGCTGTTCGCCGAGATCCTCCGGGTCCACCTGCGGGCCCGGCACCCCGGGATCGAGGCGGACCTGCACCGGCGGGCGGCGGCGTGGCTCCGCGGCGACGGCCGGATCGAGGAGGCGGTGGCGCACGCGGCGGCGGCCGGGGACTGGGAGGCGGCGGCGTCCTGGTTCGTCGGCGAGCTGGCGATCGGGCAGCTGTTCCACGGACTGGAGGCTCAGCGGTGGACGGAGCTGTTCGCCGGTCTGCCGGACGGGACGGCCGGCCGGACGGCGGCCCTGGTCCGGGCGGCGCTGGCGCTGGCGGCGGGTGACGCGGAGGGCGGGCTGCGGCAGTTGGAGGCGGCGGAGGGTGCTGCGGATCAGGGGGCGGAGGACGGGGCGGCGGCGTTGAGTGCGGCGTTCCTGCGGGTGCGGGCGGCGCGGCTGCTGGGGGCGGACTCGATGGCCGAGGAGGCCGCCGGGTCGGCCGAGCGACCGGGCGACGGGCTGGCGGAGCCGCTGCGGCGGCACCCCGAGCTGCCGGCCCTGCTGCTGACCGAGCTGGGGTCGGTACGGCTGTGGGCCGGGCGGACCGAGGCCGCGCGGTCGGCGCTGTCCGCGGCGGCGCGTGCCTCCGGCGGGCCGGTGATCGCCCCGGTCCGGCACCGGGCGCTGGCGCGGCTGGCCCTGCTCGACCTGGGGCAGGGCCTGCCCGGGCGGGCCGAGGGGCACGCCCGGCAGTCGCTGCGGGAGGCGGAGCGCTGCGGCCTGCCGCCCGGGGCGCGCAGCGGGGTGGCGCACGCGGTCCTGGGCGGGGTCGCGTGGGAGCGGGACGACCCGGCCGCCGTCCGGATCGCCCTGGACCGGGCCGCCGCCACCGCGGAGGCGGCGGGCGATCCCCTGCTGGAGGTGGAACTGGCGGTGCTGCGCTGCCGGTTGCTGCTCGCGGAGGGCGATCCGGCGGCCGGGCTGCGGGCCCTGGAGAAGGCCGCGGCCGCGGCCGGACCGTCGCCGTGGGCCCGGGGCAGGCTCGCCCTCGCGGCCTGCGCCGCGCACCTGGCCGCGAACGAGCCCGCGGCGGCGCTCCGCGCACTGCGCCCGGTGGCGGGAGCGGCGGCCGGCGGTGGGCCGGAGCACCTGGTGGCCCGGGCGCGCGCCCACCTCGCCGGCGCCGATCGGCGAGGCGCGGCGGCCGACCTGGACGCCCTGGCGGGCCCGCAGGCCCGGACGCCGTCGGTCGCCGTCCGGTCGCTGCTGGTCCGGGCCGAGCTGGCGGCCTCCGGCGGTGAGCCGGACCAGGCCCGGCACCTGGTCGAGCACGCCCTGGCCACCGCTCAGGCCGACCGCCTGGTCCGGCCGTTCCGGGAGGCCGGGGCGTGGCTGCGCCGGCTGCTGCGGGACCGTCCCGGCACCGCGGACGGCCACGACTGGCTGCCGCCCGACCTGGCCTCGGCACGCCCGGCGACGGGCGAGGACGCGCGGGAGGCGGCCGGGCGGCGCCGGGCTGCCCGGGTGCCGGCGGAGGGCGGCGGTGAGGGGCGCGGCCAGGGGCTCGGCGCGGCGGCCGGGCCGGACCCCGGGACGGCGGATCCCGGGGTGATCGTGGAGCCGCTGACCGAGCGGGAGCGCGAGGTCCTGCAGCGGATCGCCCAGATGATGTCCACCGAGGAGGTCGCCGCCGACCTGCACCTCTCGGTGAACACGGTCAAGACCCACCTGAAGAGCATCAACCGCAAGCTGTGCACCACCCGCCGGGGCGAGGCGGTCCGGCGGGCGCGGCGGCTGCACCTGCTGTAG
- a CDS encoding DUF7144 family membrane protein, with protein sequence MATAQHRMGSAGFGQPRAAAPAGENMLRFAAVLLGILALFNGLDGIAAINRSRVFVGDATFVFGDLRAWGWAMLGLAVAQAFTVVGVLARVPAARWFGVTVLVLNAFAQMAFIPSYPVWSVMIIALDVIGVYALIAYGGRPPAMETAEAAPAADRAGPTA encoded by the coding sequence ATGGCAACCGCGCAACACCGGATGGGATCCGCCGGCTTCGGGCAGCCGCGGGCCGCCGCACCGGCGGGCGAGAACATGCTCAGGTTCGCCGCCGTGCTGCTGGGCATCCTCGCGCTCTTCAACGGACTCGACGGCATCGCCGCGATCAACCGCTCCCGGGTCTTCGTCGGCGACGCCACCTTCGTCTTCGGCGACCTGCGGGCCTGGGGATGGGCCATGCTGGGCCTGGCCGTCGCCCAGGCCTTCACGGTGGTGGGCGTGCTCGCCCGGGTGCCGGCCGCCCGCTGGTTCGGCGTCACCGTGCTGGTGCTGAACGCCTTCGCGCAGATGGCGTTCATCCCCTCGTACCCGGTCTGGTCCGTGATGATCATCGCGCTGGACGTGATCGGCGTCTACGCCCTGATCGCGTACGGCGGCCGCCCGCCGGCGATGGAGACGGCGGAGGCCGCCCCCGCCGCCGACCGGGCCGGCCCGACCGCCTGA
- a CDS encoding SHOCT domain-containing protein translates to MDYPLLNVFFTTMWVFLWILWFFLLFRVFGDLFRDDTVSNWGKAGWSVFLVLLPFLGVFVYLLARGKGMGMREGARMVQTEQQFRAYVQATAAETRAGSGGSVDDLAKLADLKNHGDITEEEYRRAKDKVLAA, encoded by the coding sequence GTGGACTATCCGTTGCTCAACGTCTTCTTCACCACGATGTGGGTCTTCCTGTGGATCCTGTGGTTCTTCCTCCTGTTCCGGGTCTTCGGCGACCTGTTCCGGGACGACACGGTCAGCAACTGGGGGAAGGCCGGCTGGTCGGTCTTCCTGGTGCTGCTGCCCTTCCTCGGGGTCTTCGTCTACCTGCTGGCCAGGGGCAAGGGCATGGGCATGCGCGAGGGCGCCCGGATGGTGCAGACCGAGCAGCAGTTCCGCGCCTACGTCCAGGCCACCGCGGCCGAGACCCGCGCGGGCTCGGGCGGCAGCGTGGACGACCTCGCCAAGCTGGCCGACCTGAAGAACCACGGGGACATCACCGAGGAGGAGTACCGGCGGGCCAAGGACAAGGTCCTGGCCGCCTGA
- a CDS encoding VC0807 family protein, with protein sequence MSETESQAPQQSGKALRLLLDWGPTLLFNIIAPIITFNMLKDHGMAEAGALLISSAWPVADLGIYFALHRRLDEFGIFSLVTLSLSALSAVAYNSTKLIFLKDSALTCLIGLGFLVTLLTARPAMFYFGRKFASGGTAEGVARWNGLWEYEGFRRGQRRLTVIWGVGFIAEALLKAALTYALDTSTMLTVSSIMPWAVLGGLIFYTVSYGKRSRARMQATLAAAAAAAAAAEAAEASAGTPA encoded by the coding sequence ATGTCCGAGACGGAATCCCAGGCACCGCAGCAGAGCGGCAAGGCGCTCCGCCTGCTGCTCGACTGGGGCCCGACCCTGCTGTTCAACATCATCGCGCCGATCATCACCTTCAACATGCTCAAGGACCACGGCATGGCGGAGGCCGGCGCGCTGCTGATCTCCTCGGCCTGGCCGGTGGCCGACCTCGGCATCTACTTCGCGCTGCACCGCAGGCTGGACGAGTTCGGCATCTTCTCGCTGGTCACCCTCTCCCTCTCGGCGCTCAGCGCGGTCGCCTACAACAGCACCAAGCTGATCTTCCTCAAGGACTCCGCCCTCACCTGCCTGATCGGTCTGGGCTTCCTGGTCACGCTGCTGACGGCCCGTCCGGCGATGTTCTACTTCGGCCGCAAGTTCGCCTCCGGAGGCACCGCCGAGGGCGTCGCCCGCTGGAACGGTCTGTGGGAGTACGAGGGCTTCCGCCGCGGCCAGCGCCGGCTGACGGTGATCTGGGGCGTCGGCTTCATCGCCGAGGCGCTGCTCAAGGCGGCCCTCACCTACGCGCTGGACACCTCCACCATGCTGACCGTCAGCAGCATCATGCCCTGGGCCGTACTGGGCGGTCTGATCTTCTACACCGTCTCGTACGGCAAGCGCTCCCGGGCCCGGATGCAGGCCACCCTGGCCGCCGCCGCCGCCGCCGCCGCGGCCGCCGAAGCCGCCGAGGCCTCGGCGGGCACCCCGGCCTGA
- a CDS encoding helix-turn-helix transcriptional regulator: MGLGPDAGAVYRLILTEDVSHGPELAARLGLPVERVAAALGELADAGLVRPSVEGEPGTGGPDDGGDLDGAAPALGERLQLADPRAGLRHLLDRQEARLREQRERFDRSRTAVERLLTEYAVAQPGSGHRDAERLIGRETVVSRMERLASGVRFECLSFQPPSQATAATTAAREVNLEVLARGVRMRSVYPDQARRDAPSMEHAACLLGHGAEIRTVPVIPVRMIVFDRAAAVLPVDPDSRSPDAVLVTAPGVISALLALFEAVWCTAVPLGQVGPPREDGLSRQEEALLRLLAQGLTDDAAANRLGLSVRTVRRNTAALMARLGARSRFEAGVRARERGWL, encoded by the coding sequence TTGGGACTGGGGCCCGACGCCGGTGCCGTCTACCGCCTGATACTGACCGAGGACGTGTCCCACGGCCCGGAACTGGCCGCCCGGCTGGGCCTGCCGGTCGAGCGGGTGGCGGCCGCCCTGGGGGAACTGGCCGACGCAGGGCTGGTCCGGCCCTCCGTCGAGGGCGAACCCGGGACGGGCGGACCGGACGACGGGGGCGATCTCGACGGTGCTGCTCCCGCGCTCGGTGAGCGGCTTCAACTCGCCGACCCGCGCGCCGGGTTGCGGCATCTGCTGGACCGCCAGGAGGCGCGGCTGCGGGAGCAGCGCGAGCGGTTCGATCGGAGCCGGACGGCGGTGGAGCGGCTGCTCACCGAGTACGCGGTGGCCCAGCCCGGCAGCGGGCACCGGGACGCCGAACGGCTGATCGGCCGGGAGACGGTGGTGTCCCGGATGGAGCGGCTGGCCTCCGGCGTCCGGTTCGAGTGCCTGTCCTTCCAGCCGCCCTCGCAGGCGACGGCCGCGACCACGGCAGCCCGCGAGGTCAACCTGGAGGTGCTGGCCCGCGGTGTGCGGATGCGGTCGGTCTACCCGGACCAGGCGCGGCGGGACGCGCCGAGCATGGAGCACGCCGCCTGCCTGCTCGGGCACGGCGCGGAGATCCGGACGGTACCGGTGATCCCGGTCCGGATGATCGTGTTCGACCGGGCGGCCGCCGTCCTCCCGGTCGACCCGGACTCCCGCTCCCCCGACGCCGTCCTGGTCACCGCGCCCGGTGTGATCAGCGCGCTGCTGGCCCTGTTCGAGGCCGTGTGGTGCACCGCCGTACCGCTGGGGCAGGTGGGGCCGCCGCGGGAGGACGGGCTGAGCCGGCAGGAGGAGGCGCTGCTGCGGCTGCTCGCCCAGGGCCTGACCGACGACGCCGCGGCCAACCGGCTGGGCCTGTCCGTCCGGACCGTCCGCCGCAACACCGCCGCCCTGATGGCCCGGCTCGGCGCCCGCAGCCGCTTCGAGGCCGGCGTCCGCGCCCGCGAACGCGGCTGGCTCTGA
- a CDS encoding peptide chain release factor 3: MSSEPSVPTVQVLAEAARRRTFAVISHPDAGKSTLTEALALHARAITSAGAVHAKGGRRGVTSDWMELERERGISVTSAALQFGHRDHVMNLVDTPGHADFSEDTYRVLAAVDCAIMLVDAAKGLEEQTRKLFAVCRHRGVPVITFINKWDRRGRDALTLLEDIETHLGITPVPMVWPVGVAGNLRGLVEASNTEQMRRYTKVPAGTHAAIEELLTAEEAVEQEGEPWQNALEELELVLDSGPGWDREAFESGKITPVFFGSALTNIGVKLLLDSVVDLAPAPAPRPLAAGGSREVTEEFSGLVFKIQANMDPAHRDRIAFVRVCSGVFERGMNVTRAASGRSLTTKYAHTVFGAERTVVDKAYPGDVVGLINAASLRVGDTLFSGRKAEFPGLPAFAPEHFAVARPKDISRSKQFRRGVSQLDEEGVVQVLVSDRRGDQAPVMAAVGPMQFDVVLHRMEHEFSSPITLDRLPYQLARVTDAEGAEVIAKDRLTNAEVLIRRSDDALLAVFADRWYLNSFQRNKPDVRLDPLIATAD; the protein is encoded by the coding sequence GTGAGCAGCGAACCGTCCGTCCCCACCGTCCAGGTCCTGGCCGAGGCCGCCCGCCGGCGCACCTTCGCCGTGATCAGCCACCCGGACGCGGGCAAGTCCACCCTGACCGAGGCGCTGGCGCTGCACGCGCGGGCGATCACCTCGGCCGGCGCGGTGCACGCCAAGGGCGGCCGGCGCGGCGTCACCAGCGACTGGATGGAGCTGGAGCGCGAGCGCGGCATCTCGGTCACCTCGGCGGCCCTGCAGTTCGGCCACCGCGACCATGTGATGAACCTGGTCGACACCCCCGGCCACGCGGACTTCTCCGAGGACACCTACCGGGTGCTGGCCGCCGTGGACTGCGCGATCATGCTGGTCGACGCGGCCAAGGGCCTGGAGGAGCAGACCCGCAAGCTGTTCGCGGTCTGCCGGCACCGTGGCGTCCCGGTGATCACCTTCATCAACAAGTGGGACCGCCGCGGCCGCGACGCGCTCACGCTGCTGGAGGACATCGAGACCCACCTCGGCATCACCCCGGTGCCGATGGTCTGGCCGGTCGGCGTCGCGGGCAACCTGCGCGGACTGGTGGAGGCCTCGAACACCGAGCAGATGCGCCGGTACACCAAGGTGCCGGCCGGCACGCACGCGGCGATCGAGGAGCTCCTGACCGCCGAGGAGGCCGTCGAGCAGGAGGGCGAGCCCTGGCAGAACGCCCTGGAGGAGCTGGAGCTGGTGCTCGACTCCGGTCCGGGCTGGGACCGCGAGGCCTTCGAGAGCGGCAAGATCACCCCGGTGTTCTTCGGTTCGGCGCTCACCAACATCGGCGTCAAGCTGCTGCTGGACTCGGTGGTCGACCTCGCCCCGGCGCCGGCCCCCCGGCCGCTGGCCGCGGGCGGCAGCCGCGAGGTGACCGAGGAGTTCTCCGGCCTGGTCTTCAAGATCCAGGCGAACATGGACCCGGCCCACCGCGACCGGATCGCCTTCGTCCGGGTCTGCTCGGGCGTCTTCGAGCGCGGCATGAACGTCACCCGCGCGGCCAGCGGCCGCTCCCTGACCACCAAGTACGCGCACACCGTCTTCGGTGCCGAGCGCACGGTGGTCGACAAGGCGTACCCGGGCGACGTGGTCGGCCTGATCAACGCCGCCTCGCTGCGGGTCGGCGACACCCTCTTCTCCGGCCGCAAGGCCGAGTTCCCGGGGCTGCCGGCCTTCGCCCCCGAGCACTTCGCGGTGGCCCGGCCGAAGGACATCAGCCGCTCCAAGCAGTTCCGCCGCGGTGTCTCCCAGCTCGACGAGGAGGGCGTGGTCCAGGTGCTGGTCTCCGACCGGCGCGGCGACCAGGCGCCGGTGATGGCGGCGGTCGGCCCGATGCAGTTCGACGTCGTCCTGCACCGGATGGAGCACGAGTTCTCCTCGCCGATCACCCTCGACCGGCTCCCGTACCAGCTGGCCCGGGTCACCGACGCCGAGGGCGCCGAGGTCATCGCCAAGGACCGCCTCACCAACGCCGAGGTCCTCATCCGCCGCTCCGACGACGCCCTGCTCGCCGTCTTCGCGGACCGCTGGTACCTCAACTCCTTCCAGCGCAACAAGCCGGACGTCCGCCTCGACCCCCTCATCGCCACCGCCGACTGA
- a CDS encoding DUF2180 family protein, translated as MNCYDCHLADRTTPAVAVCHHCGAGLCGAHARELADTVHHLSGTGPSTLPGKARRIACATCTPAEALD; from the coding sequence GTGAACTGCTACGACTGCCACCTCGCCGACCGGACCACCCCGGCCGTCGCCGTCTGCCACCACTGCGGCGCCGGTCTCTGCGGCGCGCACGCCAGGGAACTGGCGGACACCGTCCACCACCTCAGCGGCACCGGCCCGTCCACCCTCCCCGGGAAGGCCCGCCGGATCGCCTGCGCCACCTGTACCCCCGCCGAGGCACTCGACTGA
- a CDS encoding GlsB/YeaQ/YmgE family stress response membrane protein has translation MFQLLWILLIGLILGLVARLLLRGPQSIPWWLTMLLGAAGAWLGNAVAGWLGVGSTSGIDWTRHALQLGFAVLAVALVAPAWSRRKS, from the coding sequence GTGTTCCAACTGCTCTGGATTCTGCTGATCGGTCTGATCCTCGGGTTGGTGGCCCGGCTGCTGCTGCGGGGGCCGCAGAGCATTCCGTGGTGGCTGACGATGCTGCTCGGTGCGGCCGGCGCGTGGCTCGGCAATGCGGTGGCGGGCTGGCTCGGGGTCGGGAGCACCTCGGGCATCGACTGGACCCGGCACGCTCTGCAACTCGGGTTCGCCGTTCTGGCGGTGGCGCTGGTCGCGCCGGCGTGGAGTCGGCGTAAGTCGTGA